One Pseudomonas tolaasii NCPPB 2192 genomic window carries:
- a CDS encoding alpha/beta hydrolase has translation MRETPVLIDGPVGQLEALYLDHPEPRGLALICHPNPVQGGTMLNKVVSTLQRTARDAGLITLRFNYRGVCASAGTHDMATGEVDDAEAAATWLREKHPDLPITLLGFSFGGYVAASLGGRLEAKGEQLAHLFMVAAAVMRLRDTDVLPQGCPLTLIQPETDEVVDPQTVYDWSAALKRPHELLKVAECGHFFHGKLTDLKDLVLPRLSN, from the coding sequence ATGCGTGAAACCCCCGTTTTGATCGATGGCCCGGTGGGCCAATTGGAAGCCCTGTACCTGGATCACCCCGAGCCGCGGGGCCTGGCGCTGATCTGCCACCCCAACCCGGTGCAGGGCGGGACCATGCTCAATAAAGTCGTATCGACCCTGCAACGCACCGCCCGCGATGCCGGTTTGATTACATTGCGTTTCAATTACCGTGGCGTCTGCGCGAGTGCCGGCACCCACGATATGGCCACCGGTGAAGTGGACGACGCTGAAGCGGCCGCCACCTGGCTGCGGGAAAAACACCCTGACCTGCCGATCACGCTGCTCGGTTTTTCCTTCGGTGGCTACGTTGCCGCCAGCCTCGGTGGTCGTCTGGAAGCCAAGGGCGAACAGCTCGCGCACCTGTTCATGGTGGCCGCGGCGGTGATGCGCCTTCGCGATACCGACGTGCTGCCCCAAGGCTGCCCGCTGACGCTGATCCAGCCGGAAACCGACGAAGTGGTCGACCCGCAAACCGTCTATGACTGGTCCGCCGCCCTGAAACGCCCCCATGAGCTGCTGAAAGTGGCAGAATGCGGACACTTTTTTCATGGCAAGCTCACCGATCTGAAGGATCTGGTGCTGCCGCGACTTTCGAATTGA
- a CDS encoding tryptophan--tRNA ligase, translated as MTTRTRILTGITTTGTPHLGNYAGAIRPAILASQDANADSFYFLADYHALIKCDDPQRIQRSRMEIAATWLAGGLDVNRVTFYRQSDIPEIPELTWLLTCVAAKGLLNRAHAYKASVDKNVESGEDPDAGISMGLYSYPVLMAADILMFNAHKVPVGRDQIQHVEMARDIGQRFNHLFGNGKEFFTMPEALIEESVATLPGLDGRKMSKSYDNTIPLFTSAKDMKDAISRIVTDSRAPGEAKDPDNSHLFTLFQAFASKAQEEEFRADLLQGLGWGEAKNRLFQLLDGQLGEARERYHQLMSRPSDMEDLLQVGARKARASAAPFLAELREAVGLRSFVEQAAAPVATKKKAAKAARFVSFREDDGSFRFRLLAADGEQLLLSRSFADGKAAGAVTKQLQSGDALDVRTEALSFNVWLDGAAVADSATFADETSRDAAIAALRVALTPIED; from the coding sequence ATGACGACTCGTACCCGTATCCTCACCGGCATCACCACCACCGGCACGCCGCACCTGGGCAACTACGCCGGTGCGATCCGCCCGGCGATTCTCGCCAGCCAGGACGCCAATGCCGACTCCTTTTACTTCCTGGCCGACTACCACGCCCTGATCAAGTGCGATGACCCGCAGCGCATCCAGCGTTCGCGCATGGAAATCGCCGCGACCTGGCTGGCCGGTGGCCTGGATGTGAACCGGGTGACGTTCTATCGCCAGTCCGACATTCCGGAAATTCCCGAACTGACCTGGCTGCTGACCTGCGTTGCCGCCAAGGGCCTGCTCAACCGCGCCCACGCCTACAAGGCGTCGGTGGATAAAAACGTGGAAAGCGGCGAAGACCCGGATGCGGGTATCAGCATGGGCTTGTACAGCTACCCGGTGCTGATGGCGGCGGACATTTTGATGTTCAACGCGCATAAGGTGCCGGTCGGCCGTGACCAGATCCAGCACGTGGAAATGGCCCGCGATATCGGCCAGCGCTTCAACCACCTGTTCGGCAACGGTAAAGAATTCTTCACCATGCCCGAGGCGCTGATCGAAGAAAGCGTCGCCACCTTGCCGGGCCTGGATGGCCGCAAGATGTCCAAGAGCTACGACAACACCATCCCGTTGTTCACCAGCGCCAAGGACATGAAGGACGCGATCTCGCGCATCGTTACCGACTCGCGCGCGCCAGGCGAAGCCAAAGACCCGGACAACTCGCACCTGTTCACCTTGTTCCAGGCGTTTGCCAGCAAGGCCCAGGAAGAAGAATTCCGCGCCGACCTGCTGCAGGGCCTGGGCTGGGGCGAGGCGAAGAACCGTCTGTTCCAGCTGCTGGACGGCCAGTTGGGCGAGGCGCGCGAGCGTTATCACCAGTTGATGTCGCGCCCTTCGGACATGGAGGACCTGCTGCAGGTCGGCGCCAGAAAGGCTCGCGCCTCGGCGGCGCCGTTTCTTGCCGAGCTGCGCGAAGCGGTTGGCTTGCGTTCGTTTGTCGAGCAAGCCGCCGCGCCGGTGGCAACCAAGAAGAAAGCCGCCAAAGCGGCGCGCTTTGTGAGTTTCCGCGAAGACGACGGCAGCTTCCGTTTCCGCCTGTTGGCGGCTGACGGCGAGCAACTGCTGTTGTCGCGCAGCTTTGCCGACGGCAAAGCGGCGGGTGCGGTGACCAAGCAGTTGCAAAGCGGCGATGCGCTGGACGTACGAACCGAAGCCCTGAGCTTCAACGTGTGGCTGGACGGTGCCGCCGTGGCCGACAGCGCCACGTTTGCCGACGAAACGTCGCGCGACGCTGCCATCGCCGCCTTGCGCGTTGCGTTGACGCCAATCGAGGATTAA
- the zapE gene encoding cell division protein ZapE, which yields MTPLERYQADLKRPEFFHDAAQENAVRHLQRLYDDLIAASQNKPGMFSKLFGKKDHTPVKGLYFWGGVGRGKTYLVDTFFEALPFKEKVRTHFHRFMKRVHEEMKTLPGEKNPLTIIAKRFSEEARVICFDEFFVSDITDAMILGTLMEELFKNGVTLVATSNIVPDGLYKDGLQRARFLPAIALIKQNTEIVNVDSGVDYRLRHLEQAELFHFPLNEAAHESLKKSFRALTPECTKAVENDKLMIENREIIALRTCDDVAWFDFRALCDGPRSQNDYIELGKIFHAVILSGVEQMSVTTDDIARRFINMVDEFYDRNVKLIISAEVELKDLYTGGRLNFEFQRTLSRLLEMQSHEFLSRGHKP from the coding sequence ATGACGCCCCTAGAACGATATCAAGCTGATCTGAAACGCCCTGAGTTCTTCCACGACGCGGCCCAGGAAAATGCTGTGCGTCATTTGCAGCGCCTGTATGACGACCTGATCGCGGCCTCGCAAAACAAGCCAGGGATGTTCAGCAAGTTGTTTGGCAAGAAAGACCACACCCCGGTCAAAGGCTTGTACTTCTGGGGTGGCGTGGGCCGGGGCAAGACGTACCTGGTCGACACCTTCTTCGAAGCGCTGCCGTTCAAGGAAAAGGTCCGAACGCACTTCCACCGCTTCATGAAGCGCGTGCACGAAGAAATGAAGACCCTGCCGGGCGAGAAAAACCCGCTGACCATTATCGCCAAGCGGTTCTCCGAAGAGGCGCGGGTGATCTGCTTCGATGAATTCTTCGTCTCCGACATCACCGACGCCATGATCCTCGGCACCTTGATGGAAGAACTGTTCAAGAACGGTGTGACCCTGGTCGCTACCTCGAACATCGTGCCCGACGGTTTGTACAAGGACGGCCTGCAACGCGCGCGCTTCTTGCCGGCCATCGCGCTGATCAAGCAGAACACTGAAATCGTCAATGTCGACAGCGGCGTCGATTATCGCCTGCGTCACCTTGAGCAAGCTGAGTTGTTCCATTTCCCGCTGAACGAAGCGGCGCACGAAAGCCTGAAAAAGAGCTTCCGCGCGCTGACGCCGGAATGCACAAAGGCGGTGGAAAACGACAAGCTGATGATCGAAAACCGCGAAATCATCGCGCTGCGCACGTGCGATGACGTGGCCTGGTTCGACTTCCGCGCCCTGTGCGACGGCCCGCGCAGCCAGAACGACTACATCGAACTGGGCAAGATCTTCCACGCGGTGATCCTGAGTGGCGTGGAGCAGATGAGCGTCACCACCGACGATATCGCGCGCCGCTTCATCAACATGGTCGACGAGTTCTACGACCGTAACGTGAAGCTGATCATCTCGGCAGAAGTCGAGTTGAAGGATCTGTACACCGGCGGGCGTTTGAACTTCGAGTTCCAGCGTACGCTGAGCCGTTTGCTCGAGATGCAGTCCCACGAGTTCCTGTCGCGCGGGCACAAGCCGTAA
- a CDS encoding GlxA family transcriptional regulator — protein MQAKDFFHLASLRYGKQQGLGLTPAFETRLVSPDGQSVRSFSDVIMPVDGGLENADIIVLPAFWDDFDALCARYPQVLPWLREQHARGAVLCGEATGVFWLAEAGLLDGKEATTYWRFFNAFSERFPNVQLNEDKHLTDADNLYCAGGTTSACDLYIYLIERFCGANIAQAVARDILYEVQRSYAPGRIGFGGQKLHQDVIILQIQHWLEEHFADKFRFEDVAREHGMSIRNFMRRFQTATGDKPLHYLQRLRIETAKGLLSGSRKSIKTISYEVGYDDASFFARLFRQHTELSPNQYRQQFQQAA, from the coding sequence ATGCAAGCCAAGGATTTCTTCCACCTCGCCAGCCTGCGCTATGGCAAACAACAAGGCCTGGGCCTGACTCCCGCGTTCGAAACACGCCTGGTCAGCCCCGACGGGCAATCGGTGCGCAGCTTCAGTGATGTGATCATGCCGGTGGACGGCGGCCTGGAAAACGCCGACATCATCGTGCTCCCCGCCTTCTGGGATGACTTCGACGCGCTCTGCGCGCGCTACCCGCAAGTGCTGCCCTGGCTACGCGAACAACATGCGCGCGGCGCGGTGCTTTGCGGCGAAGCCACCGGGGTGTTCTGGCTGGCCGAGGCCGGGTTGCTGGATGGCAAGGAGGCAACCACCTATTGGCGCTTCTTCAATGCCTTCAGCGAACGCTTTCCAAACGTCCAGCTGAACGAGGACAAACACCTCACCGACGCCGACAACCTGTACTGCGCCGGCGGCACCACCTCGGCGTGTGACCTCTACATTTACCTGATCGAACGCTTCTGCGGCGCCAACATCGCCCAGGCCGTGGCCCGTGACATTCTCTACGAAGTGCAGCGCAGCTACGCACCGGGGCGCATCGGGTTTGGCGGGCAGAAGCTGCACCAGGACGTGATCATCCTGCAGATCCAGCACTGGCTCGAAGAACACTTCGCCGACAAATTCCGCTTCGAAGACGTCGCCCGGGAACACGGCATGAGCATCCGCAACTTCATGCGCCGCTTCCAGACCGCCACCGGCGACAAGCCGCTGCATTACCTGCAGCGCCTGCGCATCGAGACTGCCAAGGGCCTGCTCTCGGGCAGCCGCAAGAGCATCAAGACCATCAGCTACGAGGTGGGGTATGACGATGCGAGTTTCTTTGCGCGGCTGTTCAGGCAGCACACGGAGCTATCGCCGAATCAATACCGCCAGCAGTTTCAGCAGGCGGCATAA
- a CDS encoding acyl-CoA dehydrogenase family protein — protein MIPRTLYSPEHELFRGSVRTFLEKHAAPFHGQWEKQGYIDRGLWSKAGEAGMLCSHLPEEYGGLGADFLYSAVVIEEISRLGLTGIGFSLHSDIVAPYILHYGSEALKHKYLPKLISGEMVTAIAMTEPGAGSDLQGVKTTAVLDGDEYVINGSKTFITNGYLAELVIVVAKTDPKAGAKGTSLFLVEADTPGFDKGKRLEKVGMKAQDTSELFFQDVRVPKENLLGQAGMGFAYLMQELPQERLTVAIGALSSAEAALEWTLDYTRERKAFGKAIADFQNTRFKLAEMATEIQIGRVFVDKCMALHLEGKLDVPTAAMAKYWATDLQCKVLDECVQLHGGYGFMWEYPIARAWADARVQRIYAGTNEIMKEIIARAL, from the coding sequence ATGATCCCCAGAACCTTGTACAGCCCTGAGCACGAACTCTTTCGCGGCAGCGTGCGCACCTTCCTCGAAAAACACGCCGCGCCGTTCCATGGGCAATGGGAAAAGCAGGGTTACATCGACCGTGGCCTGTGGAGCAAGGCGGGGGAGGCGGGGATGTTGTGCTCCCACCTGCCCGAGGAATACGGCGGCCTGGGTGCGGACTTTTTGTACAGCGCGGTGGTCATCGAAGAGATCAGTCGTCTTGGCCTGACCGGCATCGGTTTTTCGCTGCATTCGGACATCGTGGCGCCATACATCCTGCATTACGGCAGTGAGGCGCTGAAACACAAATACCTGCCGAAGCTGATCTCTGGCGAAATGGTCACGGCCATTGCAATGACCGAGCCCGGTGCCGGTTCCGACCTGCAGGGCGTGAAGACCACCGCGGTGCTGGACGGCGATGAGTATGTGATCAACGGGTCCAAGACCTTCATCACCAACGGCTATCTCGCCGAGCTGGTGATTGTGGTGGCCAAGACCGATCCCAAGGCCGGCGCCAAGGGCACCAGCCTGTTTCTGGTGGAGGCCGACACGCCGGGCTTCGACAAGGGCAAGCGCCTGGAGAAGGTCGGCATGAAAGCGCAGGACACCTCCGAGCTGTTCTTCCAGGACGTGCGCGTGCCGAAGGAAAACCTGCTGGGCCAGGCCGGCATGGGCTTCGCCTATTTGATGCAGGAGTTGCCACAGGAGCGTTTGACCGTGGCCATTGGTGCCCTGTCATCGGCCGAAGCCGCGTTGGAATGGACGCTGGACTACACCCGCGAGCGCAAGGCGTTCGGCAAGGCGATCGCGGATTTCCAGAACACCCGCTTCAAACTGGCGGAGATGGCCACCGAGATTCAGATTGGTCGCGTGTTTGTCGACAAATGCATGGCGCTGCACCTGGAAGGCAAGCTGGATGTACCCACGGCGGCAATGGCCAAATACTGGGCCACGGACCTGCAATGCAAGGTGCTCGACGAGTGCGTGCAGCTGCATGGTGGCTACGGCTTTATGTGGGAATACCCGATTGCACGGGCCTGGGCGGATGCGCGGGTGCAGCGGATTTATGCGGGGACCAACGAGATCATGAAGGAGATTATTGCGCGGGCGCTTTGA
- a CDS encoding NADP(H)-dependent aldo-keto reductase, with protein MDYRQLGRTDLKVSAIALGTMTWGEQNSEAEAFAQIERAKAAGINFLDTAEMYPVPPKAETYGATERYIGNYFKSRGDRADWVLATKIASPGNKLGHIRGGPLKLNRQHIVEALDASLKRLQTDWIDLYQLHTPERSTNFFGQLGYVHKDEEDLTPLEETLEVLDEQVKAGKIRHIGLSNETPWGAMKFLALAEARGWPRAVSIQNPYSLLNRSFEVGLAEVAIREQCGLLAYSPLGFGMLSGKYEAGARPANARLSLYSRFSRYFNPQSEAACSRYVALAREHGLDPAQMALAFVTRQPFVTSNIIGATSLEQLDSNIASAELKLSADVLAGIEAIQKDHPNPAP; from the coding sequence ATGGATTATCGACAGCTGGGCCGTACGGATCTGAAAGTAAGCGCGATAGCCTTGGGTACCATGACGTGGGGCGAGCAGAATAGCGAGGCAGAGGCCTTCGCGCAGATCGAGCGGGCCAAGGCCGCCGGCATCAACTTCCTCGACACGGCAGAAATGTACCCGGTACCGCCCAAAGCCGAAACGTACGGTGCCACCGAGCGCTATATCGGCAACTACTTCAAAAGCCGTGGCGACCGCGCCGACTGGGTCCTGGCCACCAAGATCGCCAGCCCCGGCAACAAGCTCGGCCATATTCGCGGCGGCCCGCTCAAACTCAACCGCCAGCACATCGTCGAAGCCCTGGATGCGAGCCTCAAACGCTTGCAAACCGACTGGATCGACCTCTACCAGTTGCACACCCCCGAGCGCAGCACCAATTTCTTCGGTCAGTTGGGTTATGTCCATAAAGATGAAGAGGACCTGACGCCACTCGAAGAAACCCTTGAGGTGCTGGATGAACAGGTCAAGGCCGGCAAGATTCGCCACATTGGCCTGTCCAACGAAACGCCGTGGGGCGCCATGAAATTCCTGGCCCTGGCCGAAGCCCGTGGCTGGCCGCGTGCCGTATCGATCCAGAACCCCTACAGCCTGCTCAACCGCAGCTTTGAAGTCGGCCTGGCAGAAGTCGCTATCCGCGAACAATGCGGGCTGCTGGCTTACTCGCCCCTGGGATTCGGCATGCTCAGCGGCAAGTACGAAGCCGGCGCACGCCCGGCCAATGCGCGACTAAGCCTGTACAGCCGCTTCAGCCGCTACTTCAACCCGCAATCGGAAGCCGCATGCAGCCGTTACGTGGCACTGGCACGGGAACACGGCCTGGACCCGGCGCAGATGGCCCTGGCGTTTGTGACGCGGCAGCCGTTCGTGACCAGCAACATTATCGGGGCGACGAGCCTCGAACAACTGGACAGCAACATTGCCAGTGCCGAGCTGAAGTTGTCGGCTGACGTATTGGCGGGGATTGAGGCGATCCAGAAGGATCATCCGAATCCGGCGCCGTGA
- the rplM gene encoding 50S ribosomal protein L13: protein MTTFTAKPETVQRDWFVVDAAGQTLGRLATEVASRLRGKHKPEYTPHVDTGDYIVIINAEQVRVTGNKASDKMYYRHSGFPGGIKSSNFEGLIAKKPEAPIEIAVKGMLPKGPLGRDMFRKLKVYAGAVHPHAAQQPQELKF, encoded by the coding sequence ATGACAACTTTTACTGCAAAACCGGAAACAGTTCAGCGCGACTGGTTTGTCGTCGACGCCGCTGGTCAGACCCTGGGTCGTCTGGCCACTGAAGTCGCCAGCCGTCTGCGTGGCAAGCACAAGCCTGAGTACACCCCTCACGTTGATACCGGTGACTACATCGTTATCATCAACGCTGAGCAGGTTCGTGTAACCGGCAACAAAGCAAGCGACAAAATGTACTACCGTCACTCCGGTTTCCCAGGCGGTATCAAGTCTTCCAACTTCGAAGGCCTGATTGCCAAGAAGCCTGAAGCCCCGATCGAAATCGCGGTCAAAGGCATGCTGCCTAAGGGCCCACTGGGTCGCGATATGTTTCGCAAGCTGAAAGTCTATGCGGGCGCTGTACACCCTCATGCTGCTCAGCAGCCCCAAGAACTGAAGTTTTAA
- the rpsI gene encoding 30S ribosomal protein S9, giving the protein MSATQNYGTGRRKTATARVFLRPGTGNISINNCSLDNFFGRETARMVVRQPLELTETVEKFDIYVTVIGGGVSGQAGAIRHGITRALMSYDETLRSALRKAGFVTRDAREVERKKVGLRKARKRPQYSKR; this is encoded by the coding sequence ATGTCGGCGACTCAAAATTACGGCACTGGCCGTCGCAAAACCGCAACCGCTCGCGTTTTCCTGCGTCCGGGTACTGGTAACATCTCGATCAACAACTGCTCCCTGGACAACTTCTTCGGCCGCGAAACTGCCCGCATGGTAGTTCGTCAGCCGCTGGAACTGACCGAGACCGTTGAAAAGTTCGACATCTACGTCACCGTTATCGGTGGCGGTGTAAGTGGTCAAGCTGGCGCAATCCGCCACGGTATCACTCGCGCTCTGATGAGCTACGACGAAACCCTGCGTAGCGCTCTGCGCAAAGCTGGCTTCGTAACTCGCGATGCCCGTGAAGTTGAACGTAAGAAAGTCGGTCTGCGTAAAGCGCGTAAGCGTCCGCAGTACTCGAAGCGTTAA
- the petA gene encoding ubiquinol-cytochrome c reductase iron-sulfur subunit yields MSNDGVNAGRRRFLVAATSVVGAAGAVGAAVPFVGSWFPSAKAKAAGAPVKVNVSKIDPGQQMIAEWRGQPVFIVRRTEEILGNLKKIEGQLSDPDSKNSDQPAYVDKEVRSIKPEILLLIGICTHLGCSPTFRPEVAPADLGKDWVGGYFCPCHGSHYDLAGRVYKSQPAPLNLPVPPHHYETDSVIVIGVDEGEKA; encoded by the coding sequence ATGAGCAATGACGGCGTGAATGCAGGCCGGCGTCGCTTCTTGGTAGCAGCCACATCCGTGGTGGGTGCTGCAGGAGCGGTGGGGGCTGCGGTCCCGTTCGTGGGGTCATGGTTTCCCAGTGCCAAGGCGAAAGCCGCAGGTGCACCGGTGAAGGTGAATGTCAGCAAGATCGACCCAGGCCAGCAAATGATTGCTGAGTGGCGCGGTCAGCCCGTATTCATCGTTCGTCGTACCGAGGAAATCCTGGGGAATCTGAAGAAAATCGAGGGCCAGCTGTCCGACCCCGACTCGAAGAACTCCGACCAACCCGCTTACGTCGACAAGGAAGTTCGTTCGATCAAGCCAGAGATCCTTTTGCTGATCGGTATCTGCACCCACCTGGGCTGCTCGCCTACCTTCCGCCCTGAAGTGGCACCTGCCGACCTTGGCAAGGACTGGGTCGGTGGTTATTTCTGCCCTTGCCACGGTTCTCACTACGACCTCGCCGGCCGCGTCTACAAGTCACAACCCGCACCACTGAACCTGCCAGTTCCGCCACATCACTACGAGACTGACAGTGTCATTGTCATTGGCGTCGACGAGGGGGAGAAAGCCTGA
- a CDS encoding cytochrome b, whose product MSKFMDWVDARFPATKMWEDHLSKYYAPKNFNFFYFFGSLALLVLVNQIVTGVWLTMSYTPSAEEAFASVEYIMRDVEYGSILRLLHSTGASAFFIVVYLHMFRGLLYGSYQKPRELVWVFGMLIYLALMAEAFMGYLLPWGQMSYWGAQVIISLFGAIPVIGNDLTQWIRGDYLISGITLNRFFALHVVALPIVILGLVVLHILALHEVGSNNPDGVDIKKHKDENGVPLDGIPFHPYYTVKDIVGVVVFLFVFCSIVFFFPEMGGYFLEKPNFEQANAFKTPEHIAPVWYFTPFYAILRAIPDKLMGVIAMGAAIAVLFVLPWLDRSPVKSMRYKGWLSKIWLWVFCIAFVILGVLGVLAPTPERTLLSQVCTFLYFAYFILMPFYTRLEKTKPVPERVTG is encoded by the coding sequence ATGAGCAAGTTCATGGATTGGGTGGATGCGCGTTTCCCCGCAACCAAAATGTGGGAAGACCATCTCAGCAAATATTACGCACCAAAAAACTTTAACTTCTTCTACTTCTTCGGCTCGCTGGCGCTGCTGGTGCTGGTCAACCAGATCGTCACCGGCGTCTGGCTGACGATGAGCTACACCCCGTCGGCGGAAGAAGCGTTCGCCTCCGTCGAATACATCATGCGTGACGTCGAGTACGGCTCGATCCTGCGCCTGCTGCACTCCACCGGCGCCTCGGCGTTCTTCATCGTTGTCTACCTGCACATGTTCCGCGGCCTGCTCTACGGTTCGTACCAGAAACCACGCGAGCTGGTGTGGGTGTTCGGCATGCTGATCTACCTGGCGCTGATGGCCGAAGCCTTTATGGGTTACCTGCTGCCGTGGGGCCAGATGTCGTACTGGGGCGCCCAGGTGATCATCTCGCTGTTCGGTGCCATTCCGGTGATCGGCAACGACCTGACCCAGTGGATCCGTGGTGACTACCTGATCTCCGGCATCACCCTGAACCGCTTCTTCGCCTTGCACGTGGTGGCTTTGCCGATCGTGATTCTCGGCCTGGTGGTGCTGCACATTCTGGCGCTGCACGAAGTGGGCTCGAACAACCCCGATGGTGTGGACATCAAGAAGCACAAGGACGAAAACGGCGTGCCGCTCGATGGAATTCCTTTCCACCCGTACTACACCGTCAAAGACATCGTCGGCGTGGTGGTGTTCCTGTTCGTGTTCTGCTCGATCGTGTTCTTTTTCCCGGAGATGGGCGGTTATTTCCTGGAGAAACCCAACTTTGAGCAAGCCAACGCCTTCAAGACACCCGAGCACATTGCCCCGGTCTGGTACTTCACGCCGTTCTACGCGATTTTGCGGGCGATTCCCGACAAACTCATGGGTGTGATCGCCATGGGCGCGGCCATTGCGGTGCTGTTCGTGCTGCCCTGGCTCGACCGCAGCCCGGTCAAGTCCATGCGCTACAAGGGCTGGCTGAGCAAGATCTGGTTGTGGGTGTTCTGCATCGCGTTCGTCATCCTGGGTGTTCTCGGCGTGTTGGCGCCAACTCCGGAGCGTACGTTGCTGTCGCAGGTCTGCACCTTCCTGTACTTCGCCTACTTCATTCTGATGCCGTTCTACACCCGGCTTGAGAAGACCAAACCGGTACCGGAAAGGGTGACTGGCTGA
- a CDS encoding cytochrome c1, which yields MKKLFVALMLAALPLLSFAAEHGAELEKVDIDVSDKAAMQDGLRTFTNYCMGCHSAKFQRYERVADDLGIPHDVMLSHSVFTGAKIGDHMNIGMQPADAKTWFGAAPPDLTLVARVRGTDWLYGYLKSFYEDPARPYGVNNKVFPNVGMPNVLVGLQGRQVVGCKQVQVVEDGKKQYDPLTGTPLTHEACDQLTIVPKTGTQNEEQFDQTVKNLVTFLAYSANPVKLQHQRIGTYVLLYLAFFFVFAYLLKREYWKDVH from the coding sequence ATGAAAAAATTATTCGTAGCTTTGATGCTTGCGGCCCTGCCGCTACTGTCCTTCGCCGCCGAGCATGGCGCGGAACTGGAGAAAGTCGACATTGACGTCTCCGACAAGGCCGCCATGCAGGATGGCCTGCGCACCTTCACCAACTACTGCATGGGCTGCCACAGTGCCAAGTTCCAGCGCTATGAGCGTGTTGCCGACGACCTGGGCATCCCCCATGACGTGATGCTCAGCCATTCGGTGTTCACCGGCGCCAAGATCGGCGACCACATGAACATCGGCATGCAACCGGCTGACGCCAAGACCTGGTTCGGCGCCGCGCCGCCGGACCTGACCCTGGTCGCCCGCGTGCGTGGCACCGATTGGCTCTACGGCTACCTGAAGTCCTTCTACGAAGACCCTGCGCGCCCTTACGGCGTGAACAACAAAGTCTTCCCGAATGTCGGTATGCCCAACGTTCTGGTCGGCCTGCAGGGTCGCCAAGTGGTAGGATGCAAGCAGGTTCAGGTCGTTGAAGACGGCAAGAAGCAATATGATCCGTTGACCGGCACGCCTCTGACCCATGAAGCGTGCGATCAACTGACCATCGTGCCCAAGACCGGTACGCAGAACGAAGAGCAGTTCGACCAGACCGTGAAAAACCTGGTGACCTTCCTGGCTTACTCGGCCAACCCGGTCAAACTGCAGCATCAGCGCATCGGTACGTACGTCTTGCTGTACCTGGCTTTCTTCTTCGTATTCGCCTATCTGCTCAAACGCGAATACTGGAAGGATGTGCATTGA
- a CDS encoding glutathione S-transferase N-terminal domain-containing protein — MGVTNRLACYSDPADHYSHRVRIVLAEKGVSAEIISVEAGRQPPKLIEVNPYGSLPTLVDRDLALWESTVVMEYLDERYPHPPLLPVYPVARANSRLLIHRIQRDWCGLVDVILDSRTKEAVRVQARKELRESLTGVSPLFADKPFFLSEEQSLVDCCLLPILWRLPILGIELPRPAKPLLDYMERQFAREAFQASLSGVERDMR, encoded by the coding sequence ATGGGCGTGACCAACCGGTTGGCCTGTTACTCCGACCCCGCCGACCACTATTCCCACCGAGTGCGTATCGTGCTCGCAGAGAAGGGTGTCAGCGCAGAGATCATCAGTGTGGAGGCGGGCCGTCAGCCGCCAAAACTGATCGAAGTGAACCCTTACGGCAGCTTGCCCACCCTGGTCGACCGCGACCTGGCGTTGTGGGAGTCGACCGTGGTGATGGAATACCTGGATGAGCGTTACCCGCATCCGCCTTTGCTGCCGGTGTACCCGGTGGCACGCGCCAACAGCCGCCTGCTGATCCACCGGATCCAGCGTGACTGGTGCGGGCTGGTGGATGTGATTCTGGATTCACGTACAAAAGAAGCCGTTCGGGTGCAGGCGCGCAAGGAATTGCGCGAGAGCCTGACCGGTGTTTCGCCGCTGTTCGCCGACAAGCCTTTTTTCCTCAGTGAGGAACAAAGCTTGGTGGATTGCTGCCTATTACCCATACTCTGGCGCTTGCCGATTCTCGGTATTGAACTGCCGCGGCCGGCCAAGCCGTTGCTTGATTACATGGAGCGCCAGTTTGCGCGTGAGGCTTTCCAGGCGAGTCTGTCTGGTGTCGAACGCGACATGCGCTAA